The proteins below come from a single Cannabis sativa cultivar Pink pepper isolate KNU-18-1 chromosome 3, ASM2916894v1, whole genome shotgun sequence genomic window:
- the LOC115711464 gene encoding uncharacterized protein LOC115711464, with translation MVRTYYAMKGYKMKKSHDDEKEEEEEEEVDYDGIPISNPHHQLQTTTTLKSSQPGVIFVLEKASLEVAKVGKSYQLLTSDHKDFLNKHKKSESDYRPDIVHQALLAILDSTLNKAGRVKGLYIRTEKRVLIQLKPQTHLPRTSKRFYGLISQLLQKLSIKDEKTHTKLLRVIKNPVTQYLPVNSHRIGFSSSSNKLIKMNDYVHNFESDRDIVFVVGVMAHGKIEPDYHIDDFVSVSNYSLSAARCTNMICQSLEEKWNII, from the exons ATGGTACGAACTTATTATGCTATGAAGGGTTATAAGATGAAGAAATCTCATGATgatgagaaagaagaagaagaagaagaagaagttgacTATGATGGAATTCCAATTAGTAATCCTCATCATCAATTACAAACAACAACAACCCTCAAATCATCACAACCTGGTGTTATATTTGTTCTTGAAAAAGCTTCTTTGGAAGTTGCCAAAGTTGGAaag AGCTACCAGCTTTTAACCTCAGATCACAAAGATttcttaaacaaacataaaaaaagTGAAAGTGATTATCGACCTGATATTGTCCATCAG GCTCTTTTGGCCATATTAGATAGTACACTTAACAAAGCAGGAAGAGTAAAAGGATTATACATAAGAACTGAGAAAAGGGTTCTAATTCAACTCAAACCTCAAACTCATTTGCCAAGAACATCCAAACGTTTTTATGGTCTCATTT cGCAATTGCTACAAAAGCTAAGTATAAAGGATGAAAAAACTCACACGAAACTTTTGCGAGTAATCAAAAATCCTGTAACTCAGTATTTGCCTGTTAATTCTCATAGAATTG GATTCTCTTCTAGCTCAAACAAGTTGATAAAAATGAATGATTATGTCCATAACTTTGAAAGTGATAGAGACATAGTTTTTGTG GTTGGTGTAATGGCTCATGGGAAAATTGAACCAGATTACCATATTGATGATTTTGTATCTG tttcTAATTACTCGTTGAGCGCTGCACGCTGTACAAATATGATTTGCCAGTCGCTAGAGGAAAAATGGAACATAATTTGA
- the LOC115709525 gene encoding U-box domain-containing protein 35, translating into MTRGVIEKKEEIVAVAIDKDKSSQYALKWTVDHLITKGQTITLLHVKHKASSVPNPFGHFISVHEVSEDVARNYKQQLENQAKDLFLPFRCFCTRKDIKCNEVILEESDISKAILNYVATHSIETLVLGAASRNSIVKRFKPTDVPSSVSKVAPEFCTVYVIAKGKISSVRSAMASAPSRSNSRNNINHIPHHVPHNVPQHPRTPERSHHNNHGNHSNHGNYNTLYHQPDEMEMRSPFTRGKHSMNKSYELSQDTDISYVTSGRPSIDRLFPSIHDTSDQQGNSPRFSTSSDFDVLRNFSSSLSGHKSIDLSSSHYEFSNHSNESGNSNSSQNMDDVEAEMKRLRLELKQTMDMYSTACKEALSANKKAHELHRWKMEEEQKLEEARLAEEAALALAEKEKAKCKAAIEAAEAAQRLAELEAQKRIHAEMKAQREADERKRALGALSSGEIRYRRYTIDEIEVATQDFAESRKIGEGGYGPVYRGELDHTPVAIKILRPDAAQGRSQFQQEVEVLSCIRHPNMVLLLGACPEFGCLVYEYMAHGSLEDRLFRRGNTPILSWQCRFRIAAEIGTGLLFLHQTKPEPLVHRDLKPANILLDRNYVSKISDVGLARLVPPSVADSVTQYRMTATAGTFCYIDPEYQQTGMLGIKSDIYSFGVLLLQLITAKPPMGLTHHMERAIDKGTFEEMLDPAVTNWPMEEAFKFAKLALKCAEMRRKDRPDLGKIVLPELNRMRELAEENMPADGTGYIPASHSPNRGPSSSPSQDVMSDHMQRNSGYESSRSLSSTSSSTEK; encoded by the exons ATGACAAGGGGTGTTatagagaagaaagaagaaattgTTGCAGTGGCTATTGATAAGGATAAAAGTAGCCAATATGCTCTTAAATGGACTGTGGATCATCTCATCACCAAAGGCCAAACCATTACTTTGCTTCATGTTAAACACAAAGCTTCTTCTGTTCCAAATCCAt TTGGGCACTTCATCTCAGTTCATGAGGTTTCTGAAGATGTAGCAAGAAATTACAAACAACAATTGGAGAATCAAGCCAAGGATTTGTTCCTTCCATTTCGTTGCTTTTGCACTAGAAAAGAT ATCAAATGCAATGAAGTAATATTGGAAGAATCAGACATATCAAAGGCAATACTCAACTATGTTGCAACTCATTCTATTGAGACTTTAGTACTTGGTGCAGCTTCAAGAAACAGCATTgtcaa AAGATTCAAACCTACAGATGTTCCAAGCAGTGTTTCAAAAGTTGCACCAGAATTCTGCACTGTTTATGTTATTGCCAAAGGAAAGATCTCCTCTGTTCGCTCTGCTATGGCGTCAGCACCTTCGAGATCGAATTCTCGTAACAACATTAACCATATACCTCATCATGTTCCTCACAATGTACCTCAACATCCCAGAA CTCCTGAGAGATCACATCATAACAATCATGGCAATCATAGCAACCATGGCAATTATAACACTCTTTACCATCAACCAGATGAAATGGAAATGAG GTCACCTTTCACAAGAGGCAAACATTCAATGAACAAGTCATATGAACTCTCACAAGACACTGACATATCCTATGTGACAAGTGGAAGACCAAGTATAGATCGTTTGTTTCCTTCAATCCATGACACAAGTGATCAACAAGGAAATAGCCCCAGATTCTCAACTAGTTCTGACTTTGATGTTCTCAGGAATTTTTCATCATCTTTATCAGGACACAAGTCTATTGACTTGAGCTCTTCTCATTATGAATTCTCTAATCATTCCAACGAAAGTGGGAATTCGAATTCATCTCAGAACATg GATGATGTTGAAGCTGAGATGAAAAGGTTGAGGTTAGAGCTTAAACAAACAATGGATATGTATAGTACCGCGTGTAAGGAGGCGCTCTCAGCGAATAAGAAG GCACATGAGCTTCACCGATGGAAAATGGAAGAAGAACAGAAACTAGAAGAGGCGCGACTAGCTGAGGAGGCTGCATTGGCTCTTGCAGAGAAGGAAAAAGCAAAGTGTAAGGCAGCCATTGAGGCAGCCGAAGCTGCTCAAAGGCTTGCTGAATTGGAAGCACAGAAGAGAATTCATGCTGAAATGAAAGCTCAAAGAGAAGCTGATGAGAGGAAGAGAGCACTTGGGGCCTTGTCTAGTGGAGAAATAAGGTATAGAAGATACACCATTGATGAGATTGAAGTAGCAACACAAGATTTCGCTGAATCTCGCAAGATTGGAGAAGGAGGCTATGGACCAGTGTATAGAGGTGAATTGGATCATACCCCGGTTGCTATAAAGATTCTTCGTCCAGATGCAGCTCAAGGAAGATCCCAGTTTCAACAAGAG GTTGAAGTACTAAGCTGCATAAGACATCCTAACATGGTACTCCTTCTTGGAGCTTGTCCCGAGTTTGGTTGTCTTGTGTATGAGTACATGGCTCATGGAAGCTTAGAAGACCGCCTCTTTCGAAGAGGTAACACCCCAATTCTTTCATGGCAATGTAGGTTCAGAATCGCTGCAGAGATTGGCACCGGTCTCTTGTTTCTCCATCAGACAAaacccgaacctcttgttcacCGCGACCTTAAACCTGCAAACATTTTGCTAGACCGAAACTATGTTAGCAAGATTAGTGATGTAGGCCTAGCAAGACTTGTTCCTCCATCAGTAGCTGATTCTGTGACTCAATACCGAATGACAGCAACAGCAGGAACATTTTGTTACATTGATCCTGAGTATCAACAAACCGGTATGCTTGGTATTAAGTCAGACATTTACTCATTCGGGGTCTTGCTTCTACAATTGATAACAGCAAAACCACCAATGGGATTGACTCATCACATGGAAAGAGCTATTGACAAAGGTACTTTTGAAGAAATGCTTGACCCTGCTGTTACTAATTGGCCTATGGAAGAGGCATTCAAATTCGCTAAACTAGCACTTAAGTGTGCTGAAATGAGAAGAAAAGACAGACCAGATCTTGGCAAAATTGTGTTACCTGAACTTAACAGAATGAGAGAATTAGCTGAAGAGAATATGCCTGCTGATGGGACTGGCTATATACCAGCTTCACATTCCCCTAACCGTGGCCCGAGTTCATCTCCATCACAG GATGTCATGAGTGATCATATGCAACGAAATTCGGGGTACGAAAGCTCAAGAAGCCTTTCTAGTACATCATCTTCTACAGAGAAATAA
- the LOC133036069 gene encoding uncharacterized protein LOC133036069, producing the protein MSSDDDYNIINVNVNSNEDDDYVVIKKKGLQLGNNTNNYDYVDEGCDSNNYNEKKKVLVVGVEKDNKIKFEIVVVEDFDVAQALIDYTIHHRVENLFLGATSSSSNGFSRLFKKSSCCTPNTVLKWVPDFCNVYIISRQGKLSGVRNARCPLPIIPRHNQGHHRQTHHPCLGHLPHDMLVRRSSGDINSHDEIVSVAESDVSFVSSSQMSTTSSSKVVTMFNSFSSDFNIKINSYSSKSTCSLPPLDDSFLDKFSSVLACKARRRRCTPLLLTHRLKSMEDEMRRLKLEQNNNIS; encoded by the exons atgtcATCTGATGATGATTACAACATTATTAATGTTAATGTTAATAGTAATGAAGATGATGATTATGTGGTGATTAAGAAGAAAGGGTTGCAATTAggaaataatactaataattatGATTATGTTGATGAAGGATGTGATAGTAATAATTATAATGAGAAGAAGAAGGTGTTAGTAGTTGGTGTTGAGAAAGACAATAAG ATAAAATTTGAGATAGTTGTAGTAGAGGATTTTGATGTGGCACAAGCATTGATTGATTATACCATACACCATCGAGTTGAGAATTTGTTTCTTGGTGCCACCTCATCATCATCCAATGGCTTCTCTAG GCTATTCAAGAAGAGTAGTTGTTGTACTCCAAACACAGTGCTAAAATGGGTACCTGATTTCTGTAATGTGTACATAATCTCTAGACAAGGAAAGTTGAGCGGCGTAAGAAACGCGCGTTGTCCTCTTCCAATTATTCCGAGACATAATCAAGGCCATCATCGTCAAACTCATCATCCTTGTCTCGGTCATCTTCCTCATGACAT GTTGGTGAGGAGATCTAGTGGTGATATTAATTCACATGATGAGATTGTATCAGTAGCAGAGTCAGATGTGAGTTTTGTAAGCTCATCACAAATGAGTACTACAAGTAGTAGTAAAGTAGTAACCATGTTCAACTCATTCTCATCAgactttaatattaaaattaactcGTACTCGAGTAAGTCAACTTGTTCACTACCGCCACTCGATGATAGTTTTCTCGATAAATTCTCTTCGGTTCTTGCGTGTAAGGCTCGTCGACGTCGTTGCACACCACTTCTCTTAACACACAGACTA AAATCTATGGAAGATGAGATGAGGAGACTTAAATTAgagcaaaataataatatatcataa